One genomic region from Prunus persica cultivar Lovell chromosome G3, Prunus_persica_NCBIv2, whole genome shotgun sequence encodes:
- the LOC18783945 gene encoding exocyst complex component EXO70A1 — protein MEAPTPPSPTELDAAERIILLWDSTASEEARERMIFEGHRDEVDRYLQAVDEIQRSMSSASLVSVDDQAKLNSAIQIAMARLEDEFRNILLNHTSPIEPDSLTSTDPSSSTHSCSADSVSEFEDYSAEDDSGLTTPKASSASVGDADELLQRGDSSNTCSYRSTSSIRELDLIPSDAVVDLRNIAERMIAAGYLRECIQVYGGVRKSAVDSSFRRLGIEKLSIGDVQRLQWEQLEAKIRRWIRAAKACVRIVFASEKKLCEQIFNGIGTAIDDACFMETVKGPAIQLFNFAEAISISRRSPEKLFKILDLHDALMDLMPDIESVFESKSSESIRIQAVEILSRLAEAARGILSEFENAVLREPSKVPVPGGTIHPLTRYVMNYISLISDYKQTLNELIVSKPSTGSRYSGDPTTPDMEFAELEGKSPLALHLIWIIVILQFNLDGKSKHYKDAAIAHLFMMNNVHYIVQKIKGSPELREMIGDDYLRKLTGKFRQAATSYQRATWVSVLYCLRDEGLHVSGSFSSGVSKSALRERFKSFNAMFEEVHRTQATWLIPDSQLREELRISISEKLIPAYRSFLGRFRSHIESGRHPENYIKYSVEDLETAVLDFFEGYSVSQHLRRRSQ, from the coding sequence ATGGAAGCTCCAACTCCGCCTTCGCCTACAGAGCTCGACGCGGCGGAGAGGATTATTCTCCTGTGGGACTCGACGGCCTCTGAAGAAGCCAGGGAACGAATGATATTCGAAGGCCACCGCGACGAAGTCGATCGCTACTTGCAGGCCGTCGATGAAATCCAACGCTCCATGTCCTCCGCCTCCCTCGTCTCCGTCGACGACCAGGCCAAGCTCAACTCCGCCATCCAGATCGCCATGGCGAGGCTCGAGGACGAGTTCCGCAACATCCTCCTCAACCACACCTCTCCCATCGAGCCTGACTCGCTCACCTCCACCGATCCGAGCTCGTCCACTCACTCCTGCTCCGCTGATTCAGTCTCCGAGTTCGAGGATTACTCTGCCGAAGACGACTCCGGTTTGACCACTCCCAAGGCCTCCTCCGCCTCCGTCGGTGACGCCGACGAGCTGCTTCAGCGGGGCGATTCGTCGAACACTTGCAGCTACAGGTCCACCAGCAGCATCCGTGAGCTCGATCTCATCCCCTCCGATGCCGTCGTCGATCTCCGCAACATCGCCGAGCGGATGATCGCCGCCGGTTACCTCCGCGAGTGTATTCAGGTGTACGGTGGAGTACGGAAGTCCGCAGTCGACTCGAGTTTCCGAAGGCTAGGGATTGAGAAGTTGAGCATCGGCGATGTTCAGAGGCTTCAGTGGGAGCAGCTCGAGGCCAAGATCCGACGCTGGATACGCGCCGCCAAGGCCTGCGTCAGGATCGTCTTTGCCTCGGAGAAAAAGCTCTGCGAGCAAATCTTCAACGGCATCGGCACCGCCATTGACGACGCTTGCTTCATGGAAACAGTGAAGGGCCCCGCGATTCAGCTCTTCAACTTCGCCGAGGCGATCAGCATCAGCAGGAGGTCGCCGGAGAAACTCTTCAAGATTCTCGACTTGCACGACGCTCTGATGGACTTGATGCCGGATATCGAATCTGTGTTTGAATCGAAATCGTCCGAATCGATTCGGATTCAGGCGGTGGAGATCCTGTCGAGGCTCGCGGAGGCGGCGAGGGGGATTTTGTCGGAGTTTGAGAACGCAGTGCTTCGCGAACCTTCTAAGGTCCCGGTCCCGGGTGGGACGATTCATCCATTGACTCGGTATGTAATGAATTACATCAGTTTGATATCGGATTATAAGCAGACTTTGAATGAACTTATTGTGTCAAAACCCTCTACGGGGTCGCGGTACTCCGGCGACCCCACCACCCCGGATATGGAGTTTGCCGAGCTGGAGGGAAAGAGCCCTTTGGCTCTGCATTTGATTTGGATTATTGTGATTTTGCAATTTAATTTGGATGGCAAGTCCAAGCACTATAAGGATGCTGCAATAGCTCACTTGTTTATGATGAACAATGTTCATTACATAGTTCAGAAGATCAAAGGGTCCCCGGAACTGAGGGAGATGATCGGTGACGATTATTTGAGGAAGTTGACCGGGAAGTTCCGCCAGGCGGCCACTAGTTACCAGAGAGCTACTTGGGTGAGCGTGTTGTATTGTTTGAGGGATGAAGGGTTACATGTGAGTGGGAGTTTTTCTTCTGGGGTGTCAAAGAGTGCTCTGAGAGAGAGGTTCAAGTCTTTCAATGCCATGTTTGAGGAGGTTCATAGGACACAAGCTACTTGGTTGATACCGGACTCTCAGCTTAGGGAGGAGCTAAGGATATCTATCTCAGAGAAGTTGATCCCAGCTTATAGGTCGTTTCTTGGGCGGTTCAGGAGCCATATAGAGAGTGGGAGGCATCCGGAAAATTACATCAAGTATTCGGTCGAAGATTTGGAAACTGCTGTATTGGATTTCTTTGAGGGGTACTCGGTATCCCAGCACTTGAGGAGGAGATCTCAGTGA
- the LOC18781668 gene encoding transmembrane protein 87A, giving the protein MWFSSSSLALLLCVLSVEASVHEYAEERFATKGNAFVVHGGSEGIYSSAPTQSTSVSANGDSFIRFEKITFRRSKESANLSSRPVHAIVFEVEDRETIGGSAYGGQRAVCCTGDLAKLGVCTEGEIIHRPSTKNPGWPQVFGVSFEAHEKVATLPSKSILITKTGMYNLYFIHCDLKLNDLVVEGKTIWKNPTGYLPGRMAPFMNFYGFMSLAFVILGIFWFSQYARFWREVFPLQNCITLVITLGMFEMALWYFEYAEFNETGVRPTGITVWAVTFGTVKRTVARVILLMVSMGFGVVRPSLGGLTSKVILLGLTFFVASEVLEMVENVGAVSDLSGKARLFLVLPVAILDAFFILWIFTSLSATLNKLQARRMMVKLDIYRKFTNALAVTVVVSVGWICYELYFKSNDVYNEQWQNAWIIPAFWQVLSFSLLFVICVLWAPSQNSTRYAYLGDASEEFDKDDTTLTLIKPSLTPAKDVLSAPEARAMQSSNGLSKGGDEEDKIE; this is encoded by the exons atgtggttctcttcttcatctcttgCTCTTCTGCTATGCGTTTTGAGCGTGGAAGCTTCGGTCCACGAGTACGCCGAAGAGAGATTCGCCACTAAAGGCAACGCCTTTGTCGTCCATGGCGGTAGCGAGGGAATTTACTCTTCTGCCCCTACTCAATCGACCTCCGTCTCTGCCAACGGCGACTCATTTATACG CTTTGAAAAGATTACATTTAGGAGAAGCAAAGAATCTGCTAACTTGAGCTCACGGCCTGTCCATGCCATTGTTTTTGAGGTGGAGGATAGAGAGACTATTGGGGGTTCAGCCTATGGTGGTCAAAGAGCAGTGTGTTGCACAGGGGATCTTGCAAAACTGGGAGTTTGTACCGAAGGTGAAATCATACACCGCCCGTCTACTAAGAATCCAGGTTGGCCTCAGGTATTTGGTGTCTCATTTGAAGCACATGAGAAAGTTGCCACATTGCCATCCAAATCCATACTGATTACTAAAACTGGGATGTACAATTTGTATTTCATTCATTGCGATCTGAAGCTGAACGATTTGGTTGTTGAGGGGAAAACTATATGGAAAAACCCTACTGGGTATTTACCTGGTAGAATGGCACCTTTTATGAATTTCTATGGGTTTATGTCCCTTGCTTTTGTCATACTTGGGATCTTTTGGTTCTCACAGTATGCaagattttggagagaagTTTTCCCATTGCAGAACTGTATCACTCTGGTAATAACACTGGGTATGTTTGAGATGGCTCTATGGTATTTTGAGTATGCTGAATTCAACGAGACTGGAGTCCGACCAACTGGGATAACTGTATGGGCAGTTACCTTTGGGACGGTTAAACGTACGGTGGCACGTGTGATACTTTTAATGGTCTCCATGGGCTTCGGTGTTGTAAGGCCTTCCCTTGGTGGGCTTACATCGAAGGTGATTTTGCTTGGACTGACCTTCTTTGTGGCATCCGAGGTTCTTGAGATGGTAGAAAACGTAGGTGCAGTAAGTGATCTTTCCGGAAAGGCAAGGTTGTTCTTGGTTCTTCCTGTTGCAATACTGGATGCTTTCTTCATTCTTTGGATATTCACTTCCCTCTCCGCAACTTTAAATAAGCTTCAG GCTAGGCGAATGATGGTTAAACTTGATATTTACAGGAAGTTTACCAACGCTTTGGCAGTGACTGTCGTTGTGTCCGTGGGTTGGATATGCTATGAG CTATATTTCAAATCAAATGATGTGTACAATGAGCAGTGGCAGAATGCATGGATCATCCCTGCCTTCTGGCAAGTtttatctttctctctcctattTGTCATCTGCGTTCTTTGGGCACCATCGCAGAACTCAACAAG ATATGCTTACTTGGGAGATGCAAGCGAAGAGTTTGACAAGGACGATACGACCTTGACACTCATAAAGCCATCTCTAACGCCTGCTAAGGATGTCCTTAGTGCACCAGAAGCTAGAGCAATGCAAAGCAGCAATGGGTTATCAAAAGGTGGTGATGAAGAAGACAAGATAGAGTAA
- the LOC18781965 gene encoding sm-like protein LSM1B: MSWAGPEDVYLSTSLASYLDKKLLVLLRDGRKLLGILRSFDQFANAVLEGACERVIVGELYCDIPLGLYVIRGENVVLIGELDSEREELPPHMTRVSAAEIKSAQKAEREASDLKGTMRKRMEFLDMD; the protein is encoded by the exons ATGTCTTGGGCGGGCCCCGAAGATGTCTACCTCTCCACTTCTCTTGCCAGCTATCTTGACA AAAAACTTCTTGTGCTGCTTAGAGATGGTCGGAAGCTTTTGGGGATTCTTCGTTCTTTTGATCAATTTG CCAATGCTGTTCTCGAGGGTGCATGTGAGCGAGTCATTGTCGGTGAACTTTACTGTGACATCCCTTTAGGTCTTTATGTAATCCGTGGGGAGAATGTTGTTCTAATTGGCGAGCTG GATTCGGAGAGAGAGGAACTTCCACCACACATGACTCGTGTTTCGGCTGCAGAAATCAAAAGT GCACAGAAAGCAGAACGAGAAGCGTCTGATCTTAAAGGTACCATGAGAAAAAGAATGGAGTTCCTTGACATGGATTAA
- the LOC18781865 gene encoding uncharacterized protein LOC18781865, giving the protein MKLFGWMQNKLNGKQGNKKPNTVPITTHPAKQEPREEFSDWPHGLLAIGTFGNNDLKENAAESQDIQEDPTSSEEILDNFTPEEVGKLHKELTKLLTRKPNIEKEIADLPLDRFLNCPSSLEVDRRNSNALCSDSADDHKDEDIEKTISVILGRCKEICGDKNKKAIGKKSISFLLKKMFVCRSGFAPQPSLRDTLQESRMEKLLRVMLNKKIINPQGSSRAASMKKYLEDRQIPTKKESNTEDDTKEKINNGCKWVKTDSEYIVLEI; this is encoded by the exons atgaag CTTTTTGGTTGGATGCAAAATAAGCTTAATGGAAAGCAGGGGAACAAGAAACCAAATACAGTTCCTATTACTACTC ATCCTGCAAAACAAGAGCCTCGTGAAGAATTCAGTGACTGGCCTCATGGATTACTAGCAATTGGAACTTTTGGAAACAatgatttgaaagaaaatgcaGCTGAAAGCCAAGATATTCAGGAAGATCCAACTTCATCAGAAGAAATACTAGATAATTTCACTCCTGAAGAGGTTGGCAAATTACATAAAGAGTTAACAAAGCTCTTAACGCGAAAACCAAACATCGAAAAGGAAATCGCAGATCTTCCATTGGACAGATTTCTAAACTGCCCATCAAGCTTGGAGGTTGATCGGAGAAACAGCAATGCACTTTGCTCCGATTCAGCAGATGATCACAAGGATGAAGACATTGAGAAGACTATTAGTGTCATACTTGGTAGATGCAAAGAAATTTGTGGAGATAAGAATAAGAAGGCAATTGGGAAGAaatctatttcttttcttctcaagAAGATGTTTGTTTGCAGAAGTGGATTTGCACCACAACCAAGTTTGAGAGATACACTTCAAGAGTCAAGAATGGAGAAG CTTTTGAGGGTAATGCTTAACAAGAAGATCATCAATCCGCAAGGATCTTCTCGAGCAGCATCGATGAAGAAATACCTGGAGGATAGACAGATTCcaacaaagaaggaaagtaACACTGAAGATgatacaaaagagaaaattaataaTGGATGTAAATGGGTCAAGACAGATTCTGAAT ATATAGTCCTAGAAATTTGA
- the LOC18783086 gene encoding probable nucleoside diphosphate kinase 5, whose protein sequence is MLPRVPFLSNFLFVVVLVVSLSFPCRSDGFAEKEKTLAIIKPDGLYDNCTDKIKNAIFDSGFRIVKEMLIQLDEEAAMSFYAEHSSRSFFSSLVKYMTSGPVLIMVLEKENAVADWRALIGPTDASKAKITHPNSIRAMCGLDIQKNCVHGSDSPQSAQREISFFFKEKSSGSAVTEHDEL, encoded by the exons ATGCTCCCCAGAGTTCCGTTCCTCTCCAACTTTCTCTTCGTCGTCGTCCTTGTGGTCTCTCTGTCTTTCCCTTGCAG GTCTGACGGGTTTgcagagaaggaaaaaacatTAGCAATAATAAAGCCAGATGGGTTGTATGATAACTGCACTGATAAAATAAAGAATGCTATCTTTGATTCGGGTTTTAGAATCGTCAAGGAAATGCTCATTCAACTTGATGAGGAGGCTGCAATGAGCTTCTATGCCGAACATTCTTCGAGGAGCTTCTTTTCTAGCCTAGTCAAGTACATGACAAG TGGACCAGTATTGATTATGGTTTTGGAGAAGGAAAACGCTGTTGCAGATTGGCGTGCTTTAATTGGCCCAACTGATGCGAGCAAAGCAAAGATTACTCATCCTAACAG CATCAGAGCCATGTGTGGGCTGGATATACAGAAGAATTGTGTTCATGGGTCAGATTCTCCTCAATCGGCTCAACGagagatctcatttttctttaaagaaaAGTCTTCAG gCAGCGCAGTTACAGAACATGACGAATTGTAG